A stretch of the Elephas maximus indicus isolate mEleMax1 chromosome 3, mEleMax1 primary haplotype, whole genome shotgun sequence genome encodes the following:
- the LINGO4 gene encoding leucine-rich repeat and immunoglobulin-like domain-containing nogo receptor-interacting protein 4, giving the protein MDAATAPKQVWALWRLLLLLLLLLLPGGSSGGCPTVCDCASQPRAVLCAHRRLEAVPGGLPLDTELLDLSGNRLWGLQQGMLSRLGLLRELDLSYNQLSTLEPGAFHGLQSLLTLRLQGNRLRIMGPGVFSGLFALTLLDLRFNQIVLFLDGAFGELGSLQQLEVGDNHLVFVAPGAFAGLAKLGTLTLERCNLSTVPGLALARLPGLIALRLRELDIGRLPAGALRGLGQLKELEIHHWPSLEALEPGSLVGLNLSSLAITRCNLSSVPFQALHHLSFLRVLDLSQNPISVIPARKLSPLVRLQELRLSGACLTSIAAHAFHGLTAFHLLDVEDNALRTLEETAFPSPDKLVTLRLSGNPLTCDCRLLWLLRLRRHLDFGTSPPACAGPQHVQGKSLREFSDILPPGHFTCKPALIRKSGPRWVIAEEGGYAVFSCSGEGDPVPTVSWMRPQGAWLGRAGRVRVLEDGTLEIRSVQLRDRGTYVCVVSNVAGNDSLRTWLEVIQLQPPNGSLSDPNITMPGIPGPFFLDSRGVAMVLAVGFLPFLTSVTLCFGLIALWSKGKGQVKHHMTFDFVAPRPSGDKNSGGNRVTAKLF; this is encoded by the coding sequence ATGGATGCGGCCACAGCTCCAAAGCAAGTCTGGGCCCTGTGGCGGCTCCTCCTGCTTCTGCTCTTgctcctcctgcctggagggagcaGTGGCGGCTGCCCCACTGTGTGCGACTGCGCCTCCCAGCCCCGTGCCGTGCTCTGTGCCCACAGGCGACTGGAGGCTGTACCTGGGGGACTCCCGCTGGACACAGAGCTCCTGGACCTGAGTGGGAACCGCCTGTGGGGGCTTCAGCAGGGGATGCTGTCCCGCCTGGGCCTGCTGCGGGAACTGGACCTCAGCTACAACCAGCTCTCCACCCTTGAGCCCGGGGCCTTCCATGGCCTACAAAGCCTACTCACCTTGAGGCTGCAGGGCAATCGGCTCCGAATCATGGGGCCGGGGGTCTTCTCAGGCCTGTTTGCCCTCACACTGCTGGACCTCCGCTTCAACCAGATTGTCCTCTTCCTAGATGGAGCTTTTGGGGAGCTAGGCAGCCTCCAGCAGTTGGAGGTTGGGGACAACCACCTGGTGTTTGTGGCCCCAGGGGCTTTTGCAGGGCTGGCCAAGCTAGGCACCCTGACCCTGGAGCGCTGCAACCTCAGTACAGTGCCTGGCCTCGCCCTTGCCCGTCTCCCGGGGCTCATCGCCCTGAGGCTTCGAGAACTGGATATTGGGAGGCTGCCTGCTGGGGCGCTTCGGGGGCTGGGACAGTTAAAGGAGCTGGAGATCCACCACTGGCCATCTCTGGAGGCTCTGGAGCCTGGAAGTCTGGTGGGGCTCAACCTCAGCAGCCTGGCCATCACCCGCTGCAATCTGAGCTCAGTGCCCTTCCAAGCACTGCACCACCTGAGCTTCCTCAGGGTCCTGGATCTGTCTCAGAACCCCATCTCGGTCATCCCGGCCCGGAAGCTCAGTCCCCTGGTGCGGCTCCAGGAGCTCCGACTCTCAGGGGCGTGCCTCACCTCCATCGCTGCCCATGCCTTCCATGGCTTGACTGCCTTCCACCTCCTGGACGTGGAAGATAATGCCCTTCGGACACTAGAGGAAACAGCCTTCCCTTCTCCGGACAAACTGGTCACCCTGAGGCTGTCTGGCAACCCCCTAACCTGTGATTGCCGCCTCCTCTGGCTGCTGCGACTCCGGCGCCACTTGGACTTTGGCACGTCCCCCCCTGCCTGTGCTGGTCCTCAGCATGTCCAGGGGAAGAGCCTGCGGGAGTTTTCAGACATCCTACCTCCAGGACACTTCACTTGCAAACCAGCCTTGATCCGGAAGTCTGGGCCACGGTGGGTCATTGCAGAGGAGGGGGGGTATGCCGTTTTCTCCTGCTCCGGAGAGGGAGACCCCGTCCCCACTGTCTCCTGGATGAGGCCTCAGGGGGCTTGGCTGGGGAGAGCCGGGAGGGTAAGGGTCCTAGAGGATGGGACCCTGGAGATCCGCTCAGTGCAGCTGCGGGACAGAGGGACCTATGTGTGTGTGGTCAGCAATGTAGCTGGGAATGACTCCCTGAGGACCTGGCTGGAGGTAATTCAGCTTCAACCACCAAATGGCAGTCTCTCTGACCCCAACATCACCATGCCGGGGATCCCAGGGCCTTTCTTTCTGGATAGCAGAGGTGTGGCTATGGTGCTGGCAGTCGGCTTCCTCCCCTTCCTCACTTCAGTGACCCTCTGTTTTGGCCTCATTGCCCTCTGGAGCAAGGGCAAGGGCCAGGTCAAACACCACATGACCTTTGACTTTGTGGCACCCCGGCCCTCAGGGGATAAGAACTCTGGAGGTAACCGGGTCACTGCCAAGCTTTTCTGA